The nucleotide window TTCTGCGAGTTAAAATACATTTCAACAGACTGACAATTCTTTGGTGTGAGGATTTTTGTGTTGCGATCACAAAATTGAGTCATGAGCTTCTCTTTCAGCCTTCCCATCTCATGAGCTTCTCCATGAACAAGGATTATGTTAGGAGGCCTCAGCTCCTCCAAAAATGCACATGTCTGAACAGAATCTGCATGAGCAGCAAATGAAATGTAATGGATTGACATGTTGAGAGGAGCAGCAAGCCCATTCATAAGGGTAACCTCTTTCGGTTCATTCATGATTGTCTTAGCAAGTGTCCCCTCAATCACATAACCCGGAATCACACACGCATTTCTCTTATCAGAGCACCACTTATCAAATAGCTGCCTTGACAGCCCGCTTTGAAGAGTACCAGGGCTTGCCATCACCACTGAGGGGCCCACATCTTTGAAATTCTCAACGCTGTTTAATGGTGATATGTGGTTGAAGATGAAGGGATTTGACTTGGCATTGCGGATCCTATCGTTCATTGAAAGGGTGTACGTCTCATAAACAGACAAACACTTTTTTGCCAGTGGGGAAGCATAATATATAGGAATATTATGGAGCTCGGGATGGTTTGACCAATACTCATCAAGAATCAGGAGAAGTTCTTGGGCACGGCCAAGTGCATATGCAGGAATTAAGACACGACCCCCTCGAGAGATTGCTGTGTGTATAGCTTCAGTGAATCGCTTCTCTCGGACGTTTCGAGGTTGATGGTGCTGGACACCAAATGTGGACTCAATGATGCATATATCAGGGGAGAACTGTGGCATCTCAGCAGCATGGAGGTGTCGGTCTTCTTCACGTGAATAATCTCCAGTGTAGAGGACCCTAACACCAGCAATATCAACCATAAACATAGCAGCACCAAGGACATGACCTGCAGTGTAGCACCAAAACCGAATGCCCTCAACTTCTACTGTTTGGTGGAAATCAATAACCTACAAATTACCAAGCCCGTCAGACAAAAATCTTGAGAAAATCATTCATGTCTTGTTTTACTTAAAAGGATCCAACCATAGATGTACCAGAAAATGGATACAGGCATCAGCATACAAATTAATATTGTACTTGCGGGAAAAAAGAGCATAACAATGTAAAGATGGCAGTGAGAATGAGATTCCATTGATGGAAAACATTAATTTGACCAAAACAAAAAGACATTAATTAACCAAACTACTGATATTTCTGAATGCCCTGCAGCAATGATCAATAAAGATCATGAACATCTAACTCagattctttatttttctaattctttttcttttttaacagcAGCATCTAACTCAGATTCTAAGCCACTTTACCTAGTGAACTTTGAGAATTTCATTGACAGAACATACAACCCATATGAAACTGACCaaccattaaaaaaaattataatccCAATGCTAATCTGTGATAGGTTAttcagttattattattattttttttttttgaaaagaaaaaaaagtatgggTTAAATTATTCAGCTGAGAACAATAACAGGCTGAAACAAAATACATTCATCATGGGAAACAACAAACCTCAATTTTATCCGTAGAAGCAGTTATGTCCTTCTCATCGAACAACATATCTTCAACTGAAACTTTGCTCACTTTCATATAATCTGCCAAAAGCAACCTATAGATAGCCTTTGTTGCATAAGTCATAAAGACTCGGCCCTTGAAAGTGGTCTATCAAAGGTTATAGATATGTTAATTATCTGAAAGggaagagcgagagagagagagagagagagagagagagtttaattTTCATTTAGAATGTATAAAGTATATACCTTCTGAAGGAAGTAAGGTAGGGATGCAGCATGATCCAAGTGAAAACTGCAAGAAAAAGGTATGACCTAATATTAGTACATAGATGATAATGAAATGAGGTAGCAGAACTTTTTGTTCGTACAAACTAACAGGAAAAACCCAGAGCATTCGGAACTTTTAAACAGGAGTTAGACAGCAAAAGGTGGAAGACAGACACAAGCACACATATGTAGCAAGAAAAAGTATGACATGTAAAAGGCACCAGCCGATCTAGGAAATACATTATGTTCATACATTCTTCACAATAGCCTGTTATTGCGATGCATGGGTTCTCACATGTGACAAAAATTCTCTGCGCAATTGCAGATGAGCATGGTAAAAGTACAACTGATCCTAAGAAGAGAGCCTCTTTTAGTTTCCTTCATctcattctatttttttttccccttgttTGGTGACTGGTCATCCACTCATCCTCGAGTCAACTTGGGATCTACCAATTGCAAAAGggagacttatgccactagaccaaatgggcGTGGACACCTTGATTATTGCTTGGGTGACTTTTGTTATGCTTTCTGCATTCTTGTTTTCAGTTTACTGTTGGATGAGAGTGGTACCTTTTTGGACTGCTACTCCATTAGCACTAACATAATTATTATGTTTTCCAGAAAAGAAATAAAGTCAGAGACTtgagctaaaaaagaaaatgaattgaGGGAGATGGAAAACTCCTCCTCAGCAGAAAATTTTGAGAAGAACTAATGAATGCCAAAGACGAAAAAATGGTAGGACCTTCACAAAGTTCTTAAGACATCTTAGTTATCCTCCTCTGGCAGCAAAACCTAAGAAACTCTTTAGCAGATCCAAGTGATAGTTAAGGCAATTGCTCCACTTAAATTTTGTCCAGACATTCACGTGCTCAACACCTCCATGTGTTTGCTCATTCTTTGATGGATTAAGGGGATGTTGTTTGCTAAAACACTTGAAAGAGGCTTAGGCAGAGGCAAAAGCGGCTGAGGGACTGGGAAGGCTAAAAAGAGTTCCAAGAATTGCCTCCAAGAGATTAAGCAAGAACAACTGAACAAGCAAAGCATGCTGGCATACTAGGTTCATCTTTTAGAAAAGGAACTCTACCAAGATTAGATTTGATTCTCACCCTTATTTAACATATAAGATGAGGAATCAAATTTTATGAGCTAAACTATTAGGATGTTATAAGAACTATGCAATATCCTCCTTAGAGCACTATAGAAAGCAAAAGATTAATGACCGGATACCTTAGTAcctaataataacaataatcaaCCCAACAAGCACATGCCACAAAGTAGTTGAAAAACAAAGTAGAAAACTTATATGTTTAAAGAGCCATGAAAGAAGCTTTAGCTTTCCGATTTAATTCATCTACTCCAATAAAGGTTGAGAAAGAAGGGTGAATCAATTTTTTACAAACAAGAGTAAATCATTGGGGTTAACCAGATAAAAAAAGGGTctttgaccaaaagccccaaaataaaccaaagttatcccacttaccccagcaacagatttttattcccagtAACCccatttaaagtaaaatgataacTTTACCCTCAACTTAATTAACAAACTACAGCATTGCCACTCAACTCCTCTCTCCAGCCGCATGATGCATCTTCTctttcctccctctctctcttcactccgGCAGCGCTCTCTCAGATCTCTCTCTTCACTCCGGCAacgctctctctcttccaccgCCGGAAACAACTGCCGTCGCATTCTTCCACCCCTACACCAACGACGGCGGCGGAGCAAGAGAGTGCTCTAGTGCGCCGTCAAAGCCATCCAGGATGAAAACCCCAACCTTGACTGCGTCGTCTTCACCGGTGACCACGACTCCTCCCCTGATTCACTCACTTCCCGAGCCGTCGATCTCTTTGGAGTCAAACTACTTCACCCACCAAAGGTACAGTGCTCTCTTTCATACTCTATCAATATCCCTAATTCAATTTCCATTGATACCTAATCCAATTGATTAGGTGGTCTATCTGTACAAGCGGAAATGGATCGAGGAAGCAACGTACCCTAGATTGACTATGATTGGGCAGAGCCTGGGCTCTGTGTATCTATCATGGGAAGCATTGACCAAGTTCTCTCCATCTGACGAATCAAATTTTAAAAGAGCAATGCATTTAGTGGTAGTAGTTCATTATAATAATGTTGATTGGAACTTCGCCACATCTGCTGTAGCACTATCGGATATGCCTCAACTATGTTGACATTGGTGATATAATCTAGAACTAAACTGGGTGTTTCTTGTCATAATTAGAAAGAGTTAATGGTACATGGAGGTTTGTTTTGCACGAATGGTACATTGATGATGATAATgcaaatttaacaaaaatggCTGAGTTGTtggtctattgcctcccaatagacgtctattgggaggcaatagaagttttatttgtttaatgtaGAAAAATTAGTTTTCATTCCGGCGATCGAaagttgtattggggggcaatagacgtctattgaggggcaatagacgttttgaatgtctattgctcTCTAATTGACGTCTATTACacatctattggagggcaatagacggctattggggggcaatagacgttttgaatttatgtaatctcct belongs to Rosa chinensis cultivar Old Blush chromosome 4, RchiOBHm-V2, whole genome shotgun sequence and includes:
- the LOC112197623 gene encoding cleavage and polyadenylation specificity factor subunit 3-I → MASMGGQKRREASSSSAAKQEDKLIVTPLGGGSEVGRSCVYMSYKGKNVLFDCGINPAFSGMAALPYFDEIDPSTIDVLLITHFHLDHAASLPYFLQKTTFKGRVFMTYATKAIYRLLLADYMKVSKVSVEDMLFDEKDITASTDKIEVIDFHQTVEVEGIRFWCYTAGHVLGAAMFMVDIAGVRVLYTGDYSREEDRHLHAAEMPQFSPDICIIESTFGVQHHQPRNVREKRFTEAIHTAISRGGRVLIPAYALGRAQELLLILDEYWSNHPELHNIPIYYASPLAKKCLSVYETYTLSMNDRIRNAKSNPFIFNHISPLNSVENFKDVGPSVVMASPGTLQSGLSRQLFDKWCSDKRNACVIPGYVIEGTLAKTIMNEPKEVTLMNGLAAPLNMSIHYISFAAHADSVQTCAFLEELRPPNIILVHGEAHEMGRLKEKLMTQFCDRNTKILTPKNCQSVEMYFNSQKMAKAIGRLAERTPEVGETVSGLLVKKGFSYQIMASEDLHVFSQLSTANVTQRITIPYTTGFMVIRHRLRQMYESVESSVDEESGVPTLRVHDRVTVRQDTDKHVSLHWMSDPISDMVSDSIVALILNINREIPKVVIESEDITEEENGRKTEKVIRALLVSLFGDVKPGENGKLVISVDGNVAQLDKQSGDVESENEGLKERVETAFRRIQSAVKPIPLSSS